The genomic interval GGTCGCGGCAGGCGCTGGGCTTCAAGGGCCTGTTGCTCGGCTGGACGCCGTTCGTGCAGAAGGCGATTCAGGCGCAGGCCAACAAGGGTTTGCAGGCGTTTCGCGCGAAGCGCCGCGCGTGAGTGTCATGCGTTTCGCGGCGGCGCATGCCGCGCGAGGAACCGGTCGAGCTGGCTCGCGAAGGTCTTGCTGTCGCGCGCGCTGAACGGCGCGGGGCCGCCCGTGTCGATACCCGAGTTGCGCAATTGCTCCATGACGTCGCGCATCGTCAAACGCTCCTGGATATTCTCGCGCGTGAACCAGTTGCCGCGCGTGTCGAGCACGTGCGCGCCGCGCTCCAGCGCGGCGGCGGCGAGCGGGATATCGGCGGTGATGACGAGATCGCCCGCGGCCGCGAGTTCGACCACGCGCGCGTCGGCGGCGTCGAAACCCGCCGGCACCTGGATCGACTTGATGAACGGCGAGGGCGGCGTGCGCAGCGCCTGATTGGCGACGAGCGTCACGACGATTTCCGTGCGGCGCGCCGCGCGGAACAGGATGTCCTTGATGACGACCGGGCAGGCGTCGGCGTCGACCAGAATTTGCATGAGCGAAGGCGGAATGGGCGAAACGAGTCCGCCATCATAGCAGCGCGCTACAGCAGGCCCAGCGCGGCCGCCTTGAGTGTTGCCGCCGCGCGCGTCGAGCACTCGAGCTTGCGAAACACGCTTTCGACGTGCGTGCGCACGGTGCTCGGACTCAGCGTCAATGCGCGCGCGGCCTCTTTGTTGCTCGCACCGCGCGAAATGGCGCGCAATACGTCGATCTCGCGTGCCGAGAGCGGCGCGGATGCTTGTGAGGATCCTTGTGCCGATGCGCGCGCACCCGGCGTGCCGCCACCGGCGGGACGCGGCGCGGTCACGCCGCTGTCGGCGAGCAGGGCGTCGACCACCTCGCCGCTCAAGCGTCCGGCGGCCACGTCGTCATGCAACTGCCGCGCGGCCTCTTCGGCGCAAAGCGCCGCGCGCCACGGGCGTGCCGAGCGCAACGCGACCCATGCCACCGTGGCGGCCAGCACGCGGGCTTCGAGCGTTAGCGCAGCCTCGCGTGCGCCGCGAAAATAGCCCGAGCCGTCGAGCCGTTCGTACGCCTGCGACGCGAGTTCCGCCGCCTCGTTCAGCGCGCCCGCCTGCTTGCCCGCCCGCGCGGTCCAGTACGGCACGAGCCGTACTTTCTCCCATGCGCTCTCGGGCAAGCGCGTGGTCGCGTTCCAGATGCCATTGGGTACCGCCGCGCGCCCGATGCCGTGGATCAGCCCCGCGCGATAGACGCGCAGCGGCGCGGCCGGGTCTGCGGTGAGCCGCGCGCAACATTGCGCGGCCGTGGCCGCGACGGCGCGCGAAAAGCCCGTCATCCACGGCAGTTTCAGGTCGATGACGTCGGCGATCAGTTCGGCCGAGGTCGTCTGCTGCATGGCCGGCGTGGCGAGCGCGGCGTCGAGTTCGCCGGGCGTGGCGCGATCCAGTTCCGCGATCCATTCGTGCGCATGCTGTGCCGCGATCGCGACGAGGCGCGCGGGATAGCGCGTCTCCGAACGTTGCGCGACGAGCGCTAGCGCCGCCGCCACGCCATGCGCGCGGCCCAACGCTTCCAGATCGCCGGCCAGCCCCACCACGAACACCGCGAACGGCACCGCTTCGCCCGCGAGTTGCGCGGGCACGCCGTGGCCGTCCCACGATTCGAAAATGTGGCGCAACGCGCGCTCGGTCTCGCGCGCGAGGCCCAGCATGCGTGCGACTTCGCCGGACACTTCGCAGTGGATTTGCGCGAGCGGCGCGAGCAGGGCGCCGACATCGCCACGGCCTTCCAGCGGCTTCGCCCAGCCCGAGCGGTTTTCCAGCATGGCGCCGCGCACCTGGACGTCGTCGCCGAACAGCTCGGCGAAGCCGCCCGCATTGGCGGTGCAGCCCGACCAGCGCAGCAGCGAGGTTTCGCGCACGGTGTCGCAGGCGGCGGCGTCGAGTTGCGCCGCGTGCGCGAGTCGCGCCGCGAGCCAGGCCGTGCGCGGCGAGTGGTCGGTGGGCTGGCCCATGCTCAAGTCGCCGATAAAGGCGAGTGCCTTCACGGCGTCGAACACGCGCAGCGGCGAGAGACGGGCTTCGTCTGCGGTCATGGTGTATCGGCGGAATGACGCGGAAAAGAGCGACCACTATAAGGCACGGCGCGTGACGCCGCATGCGCCGGGTCGGTCATTCGACCGATGCCGCCGCGCGCCGCGCAATGCGATGCTGTTTCCCACTGCAGGCCGTGCCGCAACAGCATGCGGGGACGCACCCGCGCACCCGCGCACACGGCCGCGACGAACCGGACAGGAGTTGCCATGAACGATCGACATGTGAATACCGCCCGCGCCACGGAAACGCGCTGGCTCATGCAGTATTACTTTGTGCGGACGGCGTTTTCCGCGCTTTGGGTGGCGCTCGCGTTCAGCCTCGGGCGGCACTCGCCGGGCGCCGCGGCCGCGCTGCTCGTCGTGTATCCCGCGTGGGACGCGCTCGCCAATTACGTTGATATGGCGCGCAGCGGCGGCGCGGCCGCCAACCGCACGCAGGCGCTCAACTTCGTGATTAGCGTGTTGACGGCGCTCGCGGCCCTCGTCGCACTGCGAGCGGGCGCGCATTGGGTACTGGACGTGTTCGGCGCATGGGCGATTCTCGCCGGGCTGATGCAACTCGGCACGGCCGTGCGCCGCTGGAAAGACTTCGGCGCGCAATGGGCGATGATTTTGAGCGGCGCGCAGTCGGCCTTGGCGGGGACGTTCTTTATCGTGCAGTCCAATGCGCCCACACCCGCCATCGAGAAAATCGGCGGGTATGCGGCGGTGGGCGCGGTCTATTTTCTGATCTCCGCGCTGTGGCTCGTGGTGAGTCAATGGCGACGCAAGGCGGCCCAGGTTTCGTAAAACTCACTCACGGTTTTCCGGTCGTATTTTCCGCCTATGCACCATAAGCGATCGCCGGAAGCATCAATATTGCCGGTTCGGCGCGATGCGCAACGTTCTTGCGCGTCGTCGCATCGACTTTTACCGGCATCGGCAAGCATGCCTAAGTATCGCGTGAGATTTATTCTGACCGTTCCCGACCGCCGTTTTTATGCGAAAAGAATAGAGTGATTTTCGGGGTAGGAGAGAAGCGGAAAACTCGCGTAATCTGATCCTTTGTGCCGTAGCCAATTCACTCGGGACGAAGGAATCACTCGATGCTGGTGAGCACCTATAACCAGATGCTGGTGGCCTGCTCGATGCTTGTCGCGATTCTGGCGTCCTACACGGCGCTCGACATGGCGGGAAGAATCGCTTCGGCGAAAGGCCGGGCCGCGCGCTGGTGGCATGCGGGCGGCGCCTGCGCAATGGGGCTCGGTATCTGGTCGATGCACTTCGTCGGCATGCTCGCCTTCAGTCTGCCCATCCCGCTCGGCTACGATCCCGGCATCACGCTGCTCTCGCTGTTGATCGCCATCGGGGCTTCGGCCTACGCGCTTTCGGTGGTCGGGCAAGTCACGCTGCCGGGGCATCGGTTGCTGGCGGGCGCGTTGCTGATGGGATTCGCGATCGCGGCCATGCACTACACGGGCATGGCCGCGATGCGCATGAACCCGGTCATTCAGTACGATCCGGCGTTGTTCGCGCTCTCGCTCGCGATTGCCGTGGCCGCTTCGGGCGCCGCGTTGTGGATCGCGTTTCGCCTGCGCAAGCCGTCGCGGCGCGTGCGCCGCCTGCGCGTGGGCGCGGCCGTCATCATGGGCTGCGCGATCTTCGGCATGCACTACACCGGCATGGCCGCCGCGCATTTCGAGGCGGGCAGCGTCTGCATGGCGGCGGGCGAAGGCGTCGATCCGCAATGGCTCGCGGTGGTCGTCATCATCGTGACGCTGGCGGCCTTGTCGATCGCGCTGATCGTTTCCGTGCTCGACCACCGGCTCGACGCGCGCACCGCGATGCTGGCCACTTCGCTCGCGCAGGCCAACGAAGAACTGAACTATCTCTCGCTGCACGACGCGCTCACCAAACTGCCCAATCGCACGCTGCTCGACGACCGCCTCAAGCAGGCCATGCATCGCTCGGCGCTGGGCAATTCGCGTTACGCGTTGATGTTCATGGGGCTCGACAACTTCACGGCCGTCAACGACGTGTATGGCCATCATGTCGGCGACCTGCTGTTGATCGACGCCGCGCGGCGCATCGTGGAGACCGTGCCCGGCAGCGACACCGTGGCGCGCGTGGGCGGCGACGGTTTCGCCCTGCTGATCAAGATCGGCGAACCGCAGGACGCCGCCGCCATCGCCGAAAAACTCACTAAAGTGATTGGCGCGCCCTTTCCGGTCACGGGCCATCAATTGAGTGTGTCGATGAGCGTGGGCATCGCCATCTATCCCGGCAACGGCGTTCATCCGCAGGACGTGCTGGCGAATGCCAACGCGGCCATGCATCACGCCAAACTCACGAGCCGCAACAGTTACTGTTTTTTCGAAACGTCGATGAACGTCAACGTGCATGCGCAGATGCAGATCATTCAGGACCTGCGCCGCGCGCTGACGCAGCACGAACTCGCGCTCCACTATCAGCCTAAATTTCAGGTGCCGTGCGGTTCGATCGTGGGGGCCGAGGCGCTGTTGCGCTGGGTGCATCCCACGCTCGGCATGATTCCGCCCGCCGAGTTCATTCCGGTGGCGGAAAAGTCCGGCCTGATCGTGCCGATCGGCGTGTGGGTGCTCGACGAGGCGTGCCGGCAGATGCGGGCGTGGCACGACGCCGGGCATATCGACTGGACCATCGCCGTGAATCTCTCGCCCGTGCAATTCGCGCATGCCGATCTGATCGACACGGTGCGCAAAACGCTGGCGCGGCATCAACTCAATCCCGGCAGCCTCACGCTCGAAGTGACCGAATCCACGGCCATGGCGAATGTCGAGGCGAGTTTGTCGATACTGCGCGCGCTACGCCAGGCGGGCGTGAGAATTTCGATCGACGACTTCGGCACGGGTTATTCGAGCTTGCTGTATCTGAAGCGCTTGCCCGCCGCCGAACTCAAGATCGATCGCGGCTTCGTGCGCGACTTGTCGCGCGGCTCGGAAGACGCCGCGATCGTCGCGGCCATTGTTGCGCTCGGCCATACGCTCAAGCTCAAGATCGTCGCGGAAGGCGTGGAAACCACCGAGCAGCGCGCGCTGCTCACCGAACTGGGCTGCGACACGCTGCAAGGCTATCTGCTCGGCAAGCCCATGACCGCCGACCGGTTTCTCCAGGCGACGGCCGCGTGAGGCGCACGCGTCAGAAGGTCTTGCGTATGCCGAGCCGCAGCGCGAGTTGATTCACCGAGGTCGAAGGCGCCAGCACGGGCGCGAGATCGGCCACCGCGCCGCCGCCCGCACGCATGTAGGTCGCCGTTGCGTAGACGTCGGTGCTCTTCGAGAGGAAATAGTCGGCGCTCGCATCCACCTCGTGATAGTGCGGTTTCTGGCCGGTGGCCGAGACCGAGCCCAGCGTGTAGCTGTACGCGGTGCCCAGTTGCAGCGTGGGCATGAGCTGATAACTCGCGACGATTTCGCCGATATTGAACGTGACGTGACCGCCGATCTTCGCGCCGAGCGTGGCGTCGAGATCGCCGAACTGCGTGTGCGTCCAAGTGGCGCTGAGCTTGAACGAACCGAGCGTATACATGCCGCCGAGGCCCAGTACCTTGTAGCTGCCCGCCGCGAGACCGTAGTTGCCGTCCACGGTATTGCTCGCGAGCCAGACGCCGTCGGTGACGGACGTGGCCGGATGGTCGATCGCGGTGTAGGCGGCGGCGAACTCGAACGCGCCGCCCACGTACTGCAACGCGAACGACTTCGCGCTGTTGCGCGCGAAATTGCCGGCCGTGCCGCCGAAGCTGTACGCGGCTACGCCGGTCAGGCCGGCCATGACCGGCGACACGTATTTGACCGCGTTTTGCAGGCGAAAGTCGATGCCGTTGTTGTCCAGATCGCCGGGGTGCGGGAACAGAATGCCGCCCGGCAAGCGCGCGTTCGCGGAATACGGGCCGATGTAATCGCCGATCTCTTCGTCCTGGCGGCCGAGTGTCAGCGTACCGTAGCGCGCGTTCGACAAGCCCACGTAAGCGGGACGGCCGAACATGCGGCCGCCCTGACTCAGCGCGCCCGTGTTCACGTTGAAGCCGCTTTCCAGCCGGAAAATCGCGCTGCTGCCACCGCCCAGATCTTCGGTGCCCTTGATGCCCCAGCGATTGCCCTGCGAAATGCTGCTTTGCATCTGCAACGCGCTGTGGCCGCCCTGATTGCTCGACCACGTCAAGCCGTCGTCGATGATGCCGTACAGACTAACGCTGCTTTGCGCGTAGGCACCCGTGCTGATCGTCAGCATGCCTAATGAAAGTGCTGCGAACCTTTTCATGTTGTTCACCTCTTGCGGTTGCTGGCTTTTTTGGGGTTGATGCGGCGGGATTGCGGGAGAAACGGCGCGCACCGCCTTCGAAAGGCGAGGCGCGCGAAGCGCGTCAAGATATCGAGGGCAACACCTTGCCGGGATTGAGGATGCCGTGCGGGTCGAGTGCCGCCTTGATCGCGCGCATGGCCGCGAGTTCGGCGGGTGCGCGGGTGTGGCCGAGCACATCGCGCTTCTTGCTGCCGATGCCGTGTTCGGCCGATACCGAGCCACCGTATTCGCGCACGATGCCGTACACAAGTGCTTCCACGGCGTTGACCGTGGAGTCGTCCGCGCCCGCGACTTGCACGATCAGATGCAGATTGCCGTCGCCGAGATGGCCGTACGTGAGCACCGTGCTGCCGGGCCACGTGGCGCGCAACGCCTCGTCGCATTGCTGCGCGGCGCGGCCGATGTCGGCAATGGCGAAGCTCACGTCGAACGCGATCAGATCGGGCATCAGAATCGGGAATTCCGCAGTGGCGTCGCGAATACGCCAGAACGCACCCGCGTCGCTTTGCGATTGCGCGATCGACGCATTGGCGATCACGCCTGCCTCGAGCATCGCGGCGAGAAAGTCCTCGAATGCCTGCTGATGGCTCGCTTCGTCGCCGCCTGCCGATTCCATCAGCACGTAGAACGGATGCGGCGTGTCGAGCGGCGCGCGCAGGCCGTGCACGTTGCCGAGCATGTAGTCGACGAAACTCGGCCACATCACCTCGAACGCGGAGACGCCTGTCGACAAGTGCCGCTGCGCTTCGCCGAGCAGGCGCGTGACGGCCGCGTAGTCGGGCAGTCCGCACCATGCCGTGGCGAGCGCGCCGGCGCGCGGCCGCAAACGCAGCACGGCGCGCGTGATGATGCCGAGCGTGCCTTCGCTGCCGATCATGAGATTGCGCAGGTCGTAACCCGTGTTGTTCTTGACCATCTTGTGCAGACCGCCGATCACGCTGCCGTCGGCGAGCACCGCTTCGAGACCGAGTACCTGGTCGCGCGCCATGCCGTAGCGAATCACGCGATTGCCGCCCGCATTGGTCGCGAGATTGCCGCCGATCGTGCAGCTGCCGCGCGCCCCCAGATCGAGCGGAAACATCAAACCGGCTTCGCTCGCGGCCTGCTGCACGGCCTCGAGCGTGACGCCGGTCTGCACGGTGATCGTGCTCGAAATAGCGTCCACTTCCTCGATGGCCATCATGCGTTCGAGCGACAGCGCGATCTCGTTCGCCGCGGTACACGCGCCGCCCGCGAGCCCGGTGAGGCCGCCTTGCACGACCACGGGTTGACGAAAGCGGTTGCAGATCGCGAGCGCTTGCGCAACCTGTTCGGTCGAGCGCGGCCGCAGCAGCGCGAGCGGCGTTGCGCCGGGCATGCCGCTCCAGTCGGCGTTGCGGCGCTCGAGCAGACGTTCGCGCGGGCTGACCACGTCGTCGCCGAGCGCTTCGGTCAGGGCCGTCAGGATTGCGCTATTCGATAGTGTATTGGACATAGTCTGGATTCCTTATCGATGGGTCGGCTCGCCATTCGGCGCCGGCTCGGTCTGGACCGACACCAGCGCGAGCAGTACGACCGCGAGCAGCGAGACGGCGGCGAACAGGTACATGGCGTCGTCCAGCCGGTTCGTCAGCGTCTTGATCCAGCCGACGATATACGGCGAGAAGAAGCCGGGCACATTGCCGAGCGAGGTAATGAACGCAATGGCCACGGCGGCGGCCGTGCCCTGATAGCTCGACGTGGGCAAATTCCAGAACACGGGCAGCGACGCCATCAAGCCGAACATGGCAAGGCTCAGCACCACCATCGACAAGGCCACGCTGTCCACGACGAACGGGCTCGCAGCCCAGCCGAGCGCGGCGAGCAGCGAGAGCACCATCAAGGTGCCGCGTGTGTTCTGGCGCCGATCCACGTGCGCGGCAACGAAGAACATGGCAACGGTCGCCACCGCCCAGGGAATGGCCGAAAGCAGACCGATGGAAAGCGGGTCCTTCACGCCCGACGACTTGATGATGGTCGGCAGCCAGAACACGAAGCCGAAGAACGACATGCCGTAGCAACCGTAGATACCGGAGAGTATCCAGACTCGCGCGGAGGCCAGCACGCCTGCCGTGGAGACTTCCGGGGTGGCGGTGCGGTCGCTCGCGATCAACGCGGCGAGTTGTTGCTGCTCAGCGGCGCTCAACCAGCTGGCGCGCTCGGGCGTAGGCGGCAAATAGAGCAGCGTGGCAAAGCCCAGCAGCACCGAAGGCACGCCTTCGATCAGGAACAGCCACTGCCAGCCGGCGATACCGCTCAAGCCCGTCATGCTGTGCAGGATCGCGCCCGAGACCGGTCCGACCACCACGCCCGCGATCGCAATGGCCGTCATGAAGATGGCCGTCATCTTGGTGCGGTATTCGCGTGTGAACCAACTCGTGAGGTAGAAAATCACGCCGGGGAAGAAGCCCGCCTCGGCCACGCCCAGCAGAAAGCGCATGACGTAGAACTGCATGGGCGTATGCACGAACATCATGCAAGCGGAGACGATGCCCCACGAAATCATGATGCGGGCGATCCAGCGGTGCGCACCGTATTTTCGCAACAGAACATTGCTTGGCACTTCGAACAAAACATAGCCGATAAAGAAAATGCCCGCGCCGAGCCCATAGACCGTTTCGGAAAAGCCGAGTTGATCGAGCATTTGCAACTTGGCGAACGCCACGTTCATGCGGTCCACCTGAGCGATCAGATAGCAGACGAACAATAGGGGCATCAAACGCCAGGCGATCTTGCCGAACAGCGCACGCGACGTGTCGCGCGATTCGGACGGCAGCGTACCGATGATGCTTTCTTCGGGAACCATGCTTGCCTCACTGCGTTGTTGTTCTCTGAGACGGGAAGAGGGCAACCGCGGCACCGAAATCATGCGTGCGCCCCGACGTTTGACGACTTGCGCGAGCGCCCGCGCACGCGATCCATGCGGGCGCCCGGTATGCGTACGCGTTACGACGTGGCGCTGGCGTGCGCCGTGATGAAACCTTGCTTGACGAGATCGATATCGTTCGCAGCCACCGCCATGCGATAGCCGTTCGCGAAGGCTTTGCGTGCGGCCGCCGCGTCGCCGGTGAAGAGGCCGCACGGCAAGTCGTGCTCGCGCGCGGCCGCGAGCACGCGTTCGCAGTCGCGCGTGATCACGTCGGGGTCGGCGGTGCCGCGCGACAGCGACAGATCCCCAGTGCCGATAAAGAGGTAGTCCACGCCCGGCACCGCCGCAATCGCGCGTGCGTTCTCCACGCCCTGGACCGTTTCGATCAGCATGCCCACCGCAACGTGGCGATCGGCGTCGAGCATGGCCTCGATGCCTGCGAGCAGCGGCCGCACGCCGCCTGCCGAGCGATTGCCGAAGGGCGGGTAGCGCGAGGCGGAAACGGCGCGGCGTGCGTCGTCGGCGGTTTCGATCATGGGAATGAGTACCGACGATGCGCCGGCATCCAGCGCCTGTGCAATCGCGTGCGGCGAGTTCTCCGCGCAGCGGCCGATCACGGGCACGCGCAGACGCACGGCGGCAATGGCCGCTTCGAGCGTGCCGCGCTCCCACAAGCCGTGCTGGAGATCGAGCACGATCGCGCCCGGTGCGGCGTGCGTGGCGAATTCCACGAGTGGCGTACTGCCCAGCGCGAGCCAGATGACGTCCACCGGCGCGGCTTGCTGCAAACGAGACTTGAGCGACGAAAAGAGCATGACCGGTTTCCCCGAGCGTCCCGGCGCGACGGCCGTAAACGGTCGCGCCTGTGTTCGTCCTGTGTGAGTCGCCGCAGTGGAAATTGCGGCCGTGTCCGGACAGGAATGCCGGGCACAGGAAACAAAACTGAATTCAGAATATTTTTGAAAAAAAAGAATGTCAAACGCGAATTCCATGATTCTGGATCGATCGCGGGTATACGCGGATACGCACACCTGTACCGTGAAATCGTCACGAATTCGGAGCGCAATCGTTGACTTCGAAATTTTCAAACCATATTCTGTATTCAGAAGTCAGTTGCACGATTGCGGTGCATTCGTTGGACAACAGACCGGCTCGCAAGCCGGCTTGTCGATGGGGAGATCACGCTGTGGAAATCGCTTTATTTCTGACGTATCGTGTGCCGCCGGGCGCGGGGGCCGCGCCGCTCAACACGTTCGCGCAGGCGCTCGCCGCCACACCGGAATTGCGGCAAGCGGTGCTGCACGTACCGGCCACGGCGAGCGATCCGTATCTCAACGACGAGCACGCGCCGCAACTCGTACTGCAGCTCTATTTCAACGAACTCACTGCGCTCGAAGCAGTGGCTTCGAGTACGGGCAGTTTGCAGGCTCTCACCGACCGTCGCACGATCGCGTGGACGGGCAGCGCCGAAATCACGCAGCAGGCCATGGCCGTGCGCCGCTATGCAACGCCCGCGCCGAATCACGACGCCGGCACCCGCTGCACGTATCTGGTCGCGTACGAAGGCGCACCGCGCGACTACGACGCGTGGCTTGGCCACTATCTCGCGGGGCACGTGCCGCTGATGCAGCGTCTGCCCGAGATCCGCGAACTCGAAATCTACACGCGGCTCGAAACCGTGAGTGCGTTGCCCGCGCGGCGCGAACAAGCGGTGCAGCGCAACAAGGTCGTGTTCGACACGGCCGAAGCGCTCACGCACGCGCTGCATTCGCCGATCCGCCACGACATGCGTCGCGACTACGAAGCGTCGCCGCCGTTCGACGGCCATAACGTGCATTTTCCGATGACGAGCCGCTACGTGCGCGTGCTTGCCGAATGACGCCGGCGTTGCGCCGGTCAGCGTAATTTTCAGGAGCGTACTGATGAGCGAGGTCGTGCAAAACCCCATGCGCGGGCCGAATCCCTTCAAGGTCGGCGTGTTCTCCGCGAATGCCGATGGCGGGCTGAGTTTCACCACCGTGCCCGAGCGCTGGACCGCGCAGTGGGACGACGTGCAGCGCGCGGCCGTGATCGCCGACCAGGGCGGCCTGGACTTCTTCCTCCCGATCGCGCGATGGAAGGGGTTCGGCGGCGCGACCAACGCGCGCGAATGGTCGTTCGAGACGTTCACGTTCGCGGCCGCGCTTGCGGCGGTGACCCGGCGCATCGCCTTGTTCATGACGGTCCACGTGCCGCTCGTGCACCCGATCTACGCGGCCAAGGCGCTCGCCACCGTCGATCACGTGAGCCACGGGCGCGCCGGTCTGAACATCGTGTGCGGCTGGAACCCCGACGAATTCGCCATGTTCGGCACGAAGCTCAGCGAGACGCCCTACGTGCAGGCCGCCGAGTGGACCGAGATTCTCACGCGGCTTTATAACGATCCCGCGCCGCTCGATTTTGCCGGCCAGTTTTATCAGCTGAAACAGGCGGTGTCGAAACCAGCGGCATTGCAGTCGCCGCGACCGGTGACGATGAACGCGGCGTTCGGGCCGCCCGGCCGCGATTTCGCGGCACAGTATTGCGATTATCTGTTCACCACGTTCACCGACATCGACACGGGTCGCCAGCATATCGACGATGTGCGCACGCGCGCCGCCAAGGTCGGGCGCGACGTGGGCGTGTACACGGTCGCGCACGTGGTTTGCCGCGAGACGGAGCGGGAAGCGCGCGATTACTACGACTACTATTCGCGCGATCACGCCGACGAAGCCGCGCTCGACTATCACATGAAGCAGAAGCAGGGCTTTTCGAAGAGCCACGAAGACGACGCCTACCGCCTGTACCGGCAGCGGTTCGCGGCGGGCACCGGCAGCTATCCGCTCGTCGGCACGCCGGAGCAGATTGTCGAGCAGATGGTCCGCATGCACGAAGCGGGATTCGGCGGCGCCGCGCTCACGTTCGTGAATTATGTCGAGGAACTGCCGTTCTTCTGCGAACGCGTGGTGCCGCTCATGCGCGAACGCGGCTTGCGGGTCGAGTGAGTAGAAAAACCCACAGGGAGTGAGTTTGAATGAGTCTGTTTGAGAATCCCGCCGAGCCGCGCGCCTTCGCTCCAGCCGACGAATTCCGCCGCGGCATGCGCCGGCTCGCGGGCGGTGTGACGATCGTCGCCGCGCGGCTGGCAGACGGGTCGCCATGCGGTCTCGCGGCCACGGCCGTGTGCTCGGTCACCACGGAGCCGGCCGCGCTGCTGACGTGCGTGAACCGCTCGAGTTCGCTCGGCAGCGTGATTGCGGAAGGCATGCCGTTCACCGTCAACGTGCTCGCCGCGCATCACGAGGAACTGGCGCGCGCGTTTGGCGGCATGCTCGGCCTCGATCAGACAGCGCGCTTTCTGGCCGGCGACTGGCGCGAGGCGCACAACGGGGCGCCGCGGCTTGCCGATGCGCTGGTTTCTTTCACGTGCCGGGTGGCGCGAACCGTCGACGTGTCGAGTCACCTGGTCGTGATCGGCGAGGTGGAACACGTGAACCTGCCCGAAGACGACGCTGCACGCCCGCACCTCATTTATCACAATGGCACGTTTCGGCAGATCGGCGAGAGTTCGGCGTAATGGCTGGCGCGCGGGTTTTGCGAATCAGTGTGGTGGCTGCGCAGTATGCGCAGGCAATGCGAGGTGAGGCGCAGCGTGTATTTGCACCGTTTCTGTGCGTTACGATCATCCGGCTTTCTGAAGCGCGGGGAAAAGCGCGGCGGAAAAACCTTGCGAATAACGCGTGCGAAAAAGCACGGCCTTTTCACATCGACGAGACAACAGCCCGCCACACGGCCGCGCGCGACCATGGCGTGAAAGCGCTGACTCAGGGAAAACCAGGAGAAAAAACGGTAAATGCCGCGATTAAGCTCTGACCGTTGCGAGGCGCGTGCCGGCAAAGGGATCGTTTCTCCAATCCACGGCATGCGCTTCTTTCGCCTCGACCGGAGTGGCGGCAATGGCGAAATGTTCCAGGGATTGCCCCGCGCTAATGGCCTGTTGAACCCATTGCGGCGCTTCGCCTTTACCGTCCCAGGATTGTCCGGTCGCGCTGCGGTACCGCGCCGCTTTAACGGCTAATTGATCCTGGGCGATGGATTCCGCCAGGGCTTCGGGGCTAATGCCGAATTCGTCCATTCTGCGGCGCAGATAGGACACGATGCTTTCTCTTTTGCGCTCGTCCACGCTTCCTTCCTTCAATCTTTATTTTTGCGCCGATTGGCACTCACGGTAGCGCAAGCGGCGTGCCTTTAGAATAGCACGCCGGTCGGGCGGGGGCTGTCATTTAGCGCACATAACGGGTGAATCCCGATACCGCGCGTTAAGGATCGCGTAATAAACCGTGACGTAATGAATGTTAATGCGTTTCGCCGCCGGGCGCGGCGCTTTACAACGCATTATGGCCGATTTTAAACGGTCGTTCGTGCGGTGTGTATGAAACGGGCGAAATCGGGCGAGCTTGCGACGAGAAAGGCGCTGGCGGTGCGCAACATGGCGGCTGGCGGCCAG from Paraburkholderia acidisoli carries:
- a CDS encoding H-NS family nucleoid-associated regulatory protein: MDERKRESIVSYLRRRMDEFGISPEALAESIAQDQLAVKAARYRSATGQSWDGKGEAPQWVQQAISAGQSLEHFAIAATPVEAKEAHAVDWRNDPFAGTRLATVRA